The DNA sequence CGGATGTCAGTCTGCGCCATGGCTGAGGGGGAAGGGCCCGCTGAGCTGCCTCGGCCCGGGGCCCGCCCCCTGCCTCTCTCAggagccccccgcccctgcccagccTCACCCGCGTCGCTGAACTGCCCGTCAGCAGCCCCCTTCTTGAAGGTCGTGAGCATCTCCTGGCACCCGCCGTcgggcctggggaggaggaacCACGGCGTCCCCAAGGCCACCGCTTGGGGACTCTGACCACGTGGGGTGGGCCGGGGCCCaggccaccccagcacccctgtgACCCCTCCCAGCGCTGCTTAGAGGTGAGGCAGCCCTCTAGGGGACAGGGGGCAGGCGTGAAGTACTTGGGGGAGCCCTACAGCCAGGACACGTGGGGTCTCCCCTTCAGACACACACACGCCCCGGGGAACGATGCTCCTCCACGGCTGAGGCGTCTGCTGCGGCAGCCTGACCCCACCAGGGGCCTGGGACTAGCTCGCTAGTGTGCCAGGGACACCTGTGTTCTCAGTGGCTCACACTGGCCAGGTCTAAGGCCCAGTCCGAGGTGGGGTTTGTGGGGTCACTTACGTAGGGTACCCGAACTTGAGGGCCAGGTCACCGTTGTCCAAGGGGGTCACCAAGACCACGGGCATCTTTGTGTCGTCCTTGGAGTTCAGGAAGTCCTGGTCGTCTGAGGCCACGCCGACCACGTACCAGGTGCCCTGGAACTGCAGGGAGGGTGCGGGGAGAGCTGCGGCCCTGCGTCCTTATCAACCCTCACccaggtggggggcgggcagctgCGACTCCTcccggttccaggctctggggagCCGTGGTGGCCACAGGCCACAGAGCAGGCCTGTTGTCCTCCCCAGCCCAGTCCGTGCCCAGCTGATGGGACAGGTGGAGGGGGCTGTCTCCCCTGTCCCCCTGACTTGAGCTGAGTCGGGACTGGAGGATCCCCAGGGGCTCCCCTGGCCCTCCAGCCTCCCTGCGGGTCATGCACCCCCGGATGGAGAAGCAGAGCAGGTAACTCGCGAGGAGGAGGGGCTGCCGGGGCCCACCTGGCTGGCATCGAAGTTGGCCTGGATGGGGACCTGGCCCTGGCCTAGGGACAGCCTGAGCAGGACAAAGACGGAGCCGATGAGCAGTGCCTGTGGCATCCTGGAGGACGGTTCTCAGCAGGGGACCTGGGGTGGCTTCTCTTGTCCGGCATTTATGACCCCCAAGTGTGCTGGCGTGGCTGTCTGCTGGCCTGGGACCAAGCCCACTGAGCTAGGCTCGGATGGGGTTGTGCCCAGCTGCCCCGCCCATGCCCGGCGGCGTTTCCTGCTGGGGAGGCAGCAGGTACTTGGATGCAGGGGGAGGAGAAGTTCTGGCAGGCTTTCCGCGGTGTCTGCCCCCAGCTCTCTGCTCACACATACCCCCCGCCCAGTCCCCTCCTCCGAGAAGGCTGCCAAGAAGCTCCCCGTCCCGTCTGAGCCTCACAGCCCTCGGTGCCTCTGTAGGGCCAGGCTGAGGTTTGCCCGTGGGGGTGCGGTGCAGGGGATCCTGCCAGGAGGGCTCCGGACAGGGCCTGAGGGTTGGCAGAcggcaggaggtgggggcaggaggccgGGCAGGGAGACCGTGCTCCGGGGCCCAGCGCTGGCTGTGGTGCCCGGGGTCTGGCGAACGGGCAGGGCTGTGTACTCTCGACGCCCAGGCCGGAGAACGGGGGACTGGAGGCGCTACAGTAGCCAGAGAGGACGTGAGGTTGTCCGGTGGTCAGCCCACTCTCCGGGgcagcccagggtggggggcaTGGATGCCGAAGCcaccttcctctctgtcctctggTAACACTGGTCCCTACCCCGTGTTCTAATCCCACACCTTCAAAAGCCCATCGGGTACAGAGCTCCCCTGGGCCTCAGGCCTCTCCGGGCTCGGGGCGAGGGGGCCAAGGGCACCTGCCTGGGGAGTAGGAGATGAGGGGGCACCACCCAGAAGCGGCCAGCAGGAGGGGCCGTGGTGCGGTCAGAGCCCAGCCTGCGCTGGGTGGGGGACGTGAGGGCGCCTCTCCGTAGCGGTCCTGACTCCGGGCCCGCCCACCGGGACCGAACACCAGTGCGCCCTTGCCCAGGGTCCGAGATTTTACAGACAggaaggggagactgaggcccaaagTGAGGGGGGTGCGTGCGGTCAAGTCCCCAGGGAGCTGGCCGGAGCCAGGCCCAGGGCCCAGAGCGGCGAGGACTGCAGGAAACACAGGCAACAGCTGGATTGTTGACTTGCTTCTGGAG is a window from the Felis catus isolate Fca126 chromosome D4, F.catus_Fca126_mat1.0, whole genome shotgun sequence genome containing:
- the LCNL1 gene encoding lipocalin-like 1 protein isoform X2; this translates as MPQALLIGSVFVLLRLSLGQGQVPIQANFDASQFQGTWYVVGVASDDQDFLNSKDDTKMPVVLVTPLDNGDLALKFGYPTPDGGCQEMLTTFKKGAADGQFSDAAMAQTDIRVVSTDYKHFAVLYVETQKAGVRSVWLQLYARAPELFPEGAQKMQQLAPQVGLNPSQGALLPQSDQCAGAFS